The genomic DNA GGTGCCGCCGCGCGATCCTGCTCCGCCATTTCGGCGAGACCCCGCCGGCAAGCTGCGGCAATTGCGACAATTGCCTCGCGCCGCCCGCGACGGTGGACGCCACCGAGGCCGCGCGCAAACTGCTCTCCGCCGCCTTCCGCACCGAGATGCGCTTCGGCATCACCCATCTCGTCGATGTGCTGGCGGGCAAGGACAGCGACAAAATCCACGGCTTCGGCCACCACAACCTCTCGGTGTTCGGCATCGCCGACGAGAGCGAGCTGGGGCTGATGAAGCCGGTGGCGCGCGCGCTGCTCGCCCGCGACGCGCTGCGCGCCGACGAATATGGCGGCCTGTCCTTCGGCCCCGCCGCGCGGCCGATCCTGAAGGGCGAGGAGCTGGTCGAGCTGGTGCTTCCTTCCAGAAAGACCCGTCGGCGGCGCGAGCGCGGGGGGGGCGCCAATCCCGAGGGCGATCCGCTGTTCGAGGCGCTGCGCGCGTGCCGCCGCGATCTCGCGCAGGCGGCGGGCGTGCCACCCTATGTGGTGTTCCACGATTCGACGCTGCGCGAGATGGCGGCGGTGCGGCCGACGACGATGGCGGCGCTCGGCGGCGTCACCGGTGTGGGCGATGCCAAGCTGGAACGCTATGGCGAGGCGTTCGTCGCGGTGATCCGCGGCTTCGCGGACTAAGGAGAGGATGATGCGGAGGCTCGAGCCCGGCATGTTCGTGTCCGGCCAGATCACGGCGGAAGAGGTCGCGGAGCTCGCGGCGGCAGGGTTGACGCTGATCGTCAACAACCGCCCCGACGGCGAGGAGCCCGGGCAGCCCACCGCCGCCGAAATCGCGGCGGCGGCGGAGGCCGCAGGCATCGCTTATCGCCACATCCCGGTCGCGGGGCTGAACGCGGCGCAGGTTCCCGCGATGGCCGAGGCGCTGGCGAGCGCCGAGGGCAATACGCTCGCCTTCTGCCGCTCGGGCACGCGCTCGACCTATCTCTGGGCGCTGGCCCGCGCGACGCAGGGCGCGGACCGCGACATGCTGATCGGCAAGGCGGCCGAAGCCGGATACGACCTCACCCCGATCGCACGCTTCCTCTAGCTCTGTTCGTTCCGAGCGATCGTCAGAGATCGGATAAGAGCGCCACCGCCTCGCCCGAATCCTCGTCGAGCACCATCAGGCGGATCGGGATGATGCCGCCCAACCCTTCCCAGCTCATCTCGGTGTCGAAGAGGACGCAGCCGATACCGTTCGCTTCCAGCAGCGCTTTTGCCGCGCCCGCGTCGAAGCTGTTGCCGAACCGCGCGGCCTCGACCAGCGCCATCTAGAAGGGCGTGACGTCGCCCGCGGCGATCTCGTCGGGGCGCGGCTGGCGGCCTAGCATCGCATTGCGGTGCGGGAAGCGGCCAAACCGCGCGATCACGTCATGGTGCAGCTTGGCGAAGCGCAGCAGTTCGGCATCGCCCAGCGCGGTGAACAAGGCCAGCGATCGCTGCTGGTCGTCGAGCGCCTCGCTATGCTCGAACGGCATGTAGAAAAAGAAGCGGTGCGCCGCGGGCGTCGCATCGTCATAACCCTTCTCGATCGCGCCGCGCGCGATGGCGAGAGCCAGCGGATCGGTCGCAAAGCTGTCGGCATGGCCGCGGAACATGTTGCGCGGGATCTGGTCGAACAGGATCACCGCCGCCAGCGCCTCCTCCGCGCTGCCGAAGAATGCGGAGGCCGGCTTCTCGCGCTCGGTCTTCCACGCCTCGAGAAAGCGCTCGCGGCATTCGGCGTCGAACTCTGCGCTCTCCTGGAACCACTGCTCCATCCCGAGCGAGAACCAGAAGGTCAGCAGATCGCGTTGCCAGTCGTCGGTCATCTGTCTCGTCCCGTCATTGCGAGGAGCGGAGCGGCGAAGCAATCCAGCTTCGGTGCCGGCTGGATTGCTTCACCCGACATCCGCCGGGCTCGCAATGACGAACTTGCGATGTCTAGTCACGCCGCGGTGCCACCCACCGTCAGCCCTTCGATCAGCAGCGTCGGCTGGCCGACCCCGGCGGGGACCGACTGGCCGCCCTTGCCGCAGATGCCGATGCCTTCGTCGAGCGCCATGTCGTCGCCGATCGCGGCGACCTTGGTGAGCACCGTCGGCCCGTCGCCGATAAGCGTCGCGCCCTTGATCGGCGCGCCGAGCCTGCCGTTCTCGATCCTGTACGCCTCGGTGCAGGAGAAGACGAACTTGCCGCTGGTGATGTCGACCTGCCCGCCGCCGAAGCTCTTGGCGTAGATGCCGTTCTTCGCGCGCGACAGGATCTCGCCGGGGTTCTCGGTGCCGCCGAGCATGAAGGTGTTGGTCATCCGCGGCATCGGCGCGTGGGCAAAACTCTCGCGGCGGCCGTTGCCGGTCGGCTCCACGCCCATCAGCCGCGCATTGAGCCGGTCCTGGATATAGCCCTTGAGGATGCCGTCCTCGATCAAGGTTGTGCGCCCGGTCGGCGTACCCTCGTCGTCGATGGTGAGCGATCCGCGGCGATGGCCGATCGATCCGTCATCGACCACGGTGACGCCGGGCGCCGCCACCCGCTCGCCGATGCGGCCGGAGAAGGCGCTGGTGCCCTTGCGGTTGAAATCGCCCTCCAGCCCGTGGCCAATCGCCTCGTGGAGCAATACGCCGGGCCAGCCGGGGCCGAGCACCACCGTCATCTCGCCCGCGGGCGCTGCGACCGAATCGAGGTTCACCAGCGCCTGCGCGAGCGCGACGTCGATCGCCCGGTTCCACGTCGCCTCGTCGAACAGCCGGTCGTAGAGGTCGCGCCCGCCGAGGCCGTGATAGCCGCTCTCGCGCCGGCCGTTCTGCTCGACGACGATCGAGACGTTGAGGCGGACGAGGGGGCGGACGTCGTGCGCGACGAAGCCGTCGGCGCGGACGATCTCGATCACGCTCCACGATCCGGCGAGCGAGACGGTGACCTGCGCGACGCGCGGATCGCGGGCGCGCGCCGCGGCATCGATCGCCTGGCACAGCGCCACCTTCTTCGCGAAGGGGACGAGACTCAGCGGATCGGCATCGGTGTAGAGCCGCGCATTGGTGCGGCGCGGCGGGGCGGGCTTGGCGGCGCCGCCTGCCTCCAGCACCGTCATCGTCTCGGCGGCGCGGCGGATGGCGTCGGCGCTGATCTCGTTGGCGTGGGCGAAAGCGGTCGTCTCGCCCGCCACGCCGCGCAGGCCAAAGCCGGCATGGGTGTTGAAGTCCGCCGTCTTCAGCCGCCCGTCGTCGAAGGTGAACGCCTCGGACGCGGTATATTGGAGATAAAGCTCGCCATCGTCGCAGCGCGCGAGCGCGTCGGCGGTGAGGCCGCGCGCGGCGTCAGGATCGAGCTGGCCGTCGCGATAAAGGAAGCGGCGCGGGTCTGCGGGAATGTCCATCCCAGACATATAGCCACTGACTGCGTCATTGCGAGCGATCTCTCGACCGCGCGTCTCGGCTTCGCTCGACGCTGGCTCGAGATGAGCGGCTTCTAAAAAACTCCGTCCGCTCATTTCGAGCAGCCGTCGAGCCTGTCGAGACGGCGTGTCGAGAGGCGCCTCAGGTGTCCGCCGGGCCACCCTTCAGCACGAAGCGCTTGTCGCAATAGCCGCAATCGACGAAGCCTTTCTCGTCGATCTGCAGCCAGACGCGCGGGTGTCCGAGCGCGGGGCTGATCTCGGTGGCGCCGTCGCAGGCGACGCGGGGCTTGTCGACCGTGGCGATTTCGGGCGTGAAGCGGTCCGTCTGCATGGCGGCGCCCTTAGCAACGCGCCCGTCCCCGCGCAATCGCTGCGGCTTTGCGGCGCCGGGCCGAGCCGCTATGCGATGCGACATGACCGATGCCGCGATCCTGATCGAAGACCTGGAAAAGACCTATGCCGGCGGCAAGCGCGCGCTGGACGGGGTGAGCCTGGAGGTGCCGCGCGGGCAGATCTTCGGGCTGCTCGGCCCCAATGGCGCTGGCAAGTCGACGCTGATCAACATCCTCGCCGGCCTCGTCAACAAGACCGGCGGTCGCGCGACGATCTGGGGCTTCGACATCGACGTGCACCCGCGCAACGCCAAGGCGTCGATCGGCATCGTGCCGCAGGAGATCATCTTCGATCCCTTCTTCACCCCGTTCGAGACGCTGGAGATTCAGGC from Allosphingosinicella indica includes the following:
- a CDS encoding DUF2007 domain-containing protein — its product is MALVEAARFGNSFDAGAAKALLEANGIGCVLFDTEMSWEGLGGIIPIRLMVLDEDSGEAVALLSDL
- a CDS encoding TIGR01244 family sulfur transferase is translated as MMRRLEPGMFVSGQITAEEVAELAAAGLTLIVNNRPDGEEPGQPTAAEIAAAAEAAGIAYRHIPVAGLNAAQVPAMAEALASAEGNTLAFCRSGTRSTYLWALARATQGADRDMLIGKAAEAGYDLTPIARFL
- a CDS encoding zinc-finger domain-containing protein codes for the protein MQTDRFTPEIATVDKPRVACDGATEISPALGHPRVWLQIDEKGFVDCGYCDKRFVLKGGPADT
- the tldD gene encoding metalloprotease TldD — protein: MDIPADPRRFLYRDGQLDPDAARGLTADALARCDDGELYLQYTASEAFTFDDGRLKTADFNTHAGFGLRGVAGETTAFAHANEISADAIRRAAETMTVLEAGGAAKPAPPRRTNARLYTDADPLSLVPFAKKVALCQAIDAAARARDPRVAQVTVSLAGSWSVIEIVRADGFVAHDVRPLVRLNVSIVVEQNGRRESGYHGLGGRDLYDRLFDEATWNRAIDVALAQALVNLDSVAAPAGEMTVVLGPGWPGVLLHEAIGHGLEGDFNRKGTSAFSGRIGERVAAPGVTVVDDGSIGHRRGSLTIDDEGTPTGRTTLIEDGILKGYIQDRLNARLMGVEPTGNGRRESFAHAPMPRMTNTFMLGGTENPGEILSRAKNGIYAKSFGGGQVDITSGKFVFSCTEAYRIENGRLGAPIKGATLIGDGPTVLTKVAAIGDDMALDEGIGICGKGGQSVPAGVGQPTLLIEGLTVGGTAA
- a CDS encoding DUF924 family protein, translated to MTDDWQRDLLTFWFSLGMEQWFQESAEFDAECRERFLEAWKTEREKPASAFFGSAEEALAAVILFDQIPRNMFRGHADSFATDPLALAIARGAIEKGYDDATPAAHRFFFYMPFEHSEALDDQQRSLALFTALGDAELLRFAKLHHDVIARFGRFPHRNAMLGRQPRPDEIAAGDVTPF